Genomic DNA from Ruminococcus sp. OA3:
GGCCCAGCGGTATCGCCGCCTGCCATTCCTTCAGGGACTCTTCCGGTTCTACGCCGTCCAGCTCATAGACCGCCTGTGCTTCCCGCAATGTCATCTCACTCATGACGGAGCCGGGACAGAAGCAGTTGACCCGGATCCCCGTATCTTTTAATTCCATCGCCAGGGCACGGGTAAACCCAATCACAGCTGCCTTGGTTGCACAGTAGTGTACCTGTTTCGGGATCGCACCTTTTCCCGCCTGGGAAGCAGTATTGATAATACGTCCAAAACCCTGTTTTTTCATCTGCGGGATCACGGCCTGTGAACACAGGAACACACCTTTACAGTTGACCGCAAAGATGGCGTCCCACCATGCTTCCGGCATCTTTTCAATTTCGCTGACTGTACAGATACCTGCATTGTTGTACAGCAAATCTACTTTCCCGTACAGTTCCACTGCTTTATCAATCATCGCCTGTGCATCTTTCGTATCAGTGACATTTACCTGCATGGCACTGGCTGTTCCTCCATTTTTGCGGATGATCTCTGCTGTTTCCTGTGCCTTATCCACTGCCATGTCCGCTACAAGGACTGATGCACCGTGGCCTGCCAGCTGAATACAGATTGCGCGTCCGATACCGGAACCTCCGCCGGTTACAACGGCAGCCTGCCCCGCTAATTCTATCTGATTTTTCATATACTATTTCTCCTGTCTTATTATAGGATGTTGTATCATTTATATTTAATCATCACTTCGTTTCCCTCCCCCCGGCCGGTTGGCGGCCAGCCGGGACTTCTTTTGAGCTAAGGGAATATAGAAGTTTTTAAGAGGGCTTTATTCACGCATACATTGAGAAAACTTTTTCGTAGATCTCAAATGCGTCATCCAGAATATCCAGAGAACAGTAGTTCAGGAATGTTTTGTTTCCTCCTGCCGTCAGGATACCGTTTGCTGCCAGCGCCATCGCAAAATCTGTCATTCTCGCGGACGCAAACTGCCGTTTTGCTGCCTGTTCTTCTTTGGAATATTCCGGGAAGGTGGCAACGTGTTTCATGCCAGTCAGGTCGATCTGAAGCACAGATCCTGTACTGGAGATAATCGCCGGAATATCGTATTTATTTGCCAGATCTGTCAGTCTTCTTGTAAATTCAAGACCTGCCTGATTCAGTCTGTTCGGAATGTCTTCTTTCTGCAGCTTGCAAAGTGTCACGTAACCTGCACAGCAGGAGATCGGGTTGGCTGTCAGTGTACCACCGACAACAATCTTATTCCCCGCAATATGTGCCACGCCCGCTGTCAGCACGCTCATAATGTCCTCACGCCCGCCGAATCCTCCGGCAGATGCAAACCCTCCGGCGATGACTTTACCAAACACTGTGATATCCGCACGGGTATCAAAATACTCCTGAGCACCGCCCAGTGCCAGGCGGAATGCCGTTACGACCTCATCGTAGATCAGGATCACATCGTATTTGTCACACAATTCTCTGACGCCTTTGTGGTATTCGCGGGTTGTCGGGAGAACGCCGGAATCCTGACCCATGGCTTCCATGATAAAGCATGCCGTTCCGCCGTTCTTCTCATTTTCTTTGAAGCAATCTTCCAGCGCGTTCAGGTCATTCACCATAACAGCTGATATATTGCCGAAACATTCATCCGGTATCCCTGCAGCAAATGACGTCTTGGAATCACAGTAGCGGATATCATAGATCAGCTGATCGGAAATACCATGGTAACAACCTTTCAGCTTTACGATATTCTTCTTTCCGGAAAATGCACGCGCCGCGCGGATTGCCGCCATACATGCCTCAGATCCGGAGCCCATCATACGGAATTTATCGACGGATGGGAAAAATTCTTTTACTTTCTGTGCCAGTTTATATTCATATTCATGGTACAGGCCTGTCAGATAACCCGTTGTGTTGAGTGTCTCGATCACGGCATCGTGAACATCCGGATCATTATTCCCAAGAATGGAAGGACCTCCGGCACCGATAAAGTCGATATATTTGTTACCGTCGATGTCATAGAGGTAAGCCCCTTCACCTTTCACGCAGTTCAGTGCAAACGGATAGTTGTTGGCAAGATTGTGCTGTACGCCTCCCGGAATCGCGCTTTTTGCTTCCTCGATCGTTCTTTTGGACGTTGCACAGTGGGTGTCGAACCACTCCAGACACTCTTTTTCCGCCTCCGGTTTCAACCTCTTTGTATGTTCCAGTACGTATTTTGCTCTCTCATGTACAGCATCGTAATTAAACGCATCTAAATATTCCATCTTCATAATCGTTCTCCTTTACCCATTGGTTTCGTTCAGTTTTCGGTACATATCTTCCAGACTTTGGTAACTTTCCCGGTAACATTCATACATCCGGTCATATCGCTTCTGATACCCGGGACGCGGCATGTACGTTTTTCCACATGTCACGACGTCATCCAGTACAGTAAAATCCTTTGCTTTGCCCAGCCCCACCTCGATACAGGACTGCAGTCCCAGATTTCCGGCGAACCGCGGATTCTCAAGCGGGGTAAACGGTGTATCCAGTACATCAGCAAGCATCTGGTCAAAGACTTCACTCGCCATGCCTCCTCCGATTCCCCGCAGGAAATTTGGGTTCCAGCCATTTCTTTCCCGGTGTATATCACGCATCCAACGGAGATTAAAGCATACCCCCTGCATCACGGCCAGCGCGATATGGCGGCGTTTCGTACTTCTGGTCAGGTTCAGCAGCGAGGCTCTCACTGTCGTATTGGAGATCGGCGCTGACGCTCCTGCCAGAAACGGAAGAAATAACACACGTTCCTCTTCCTCCTCAATGGCTTCCTGGATATCCTGATTCATCAGCGTATACACGTCCGCTCCCTGTTTCACTTCTCCGGTGTAAAATGTATTCAGCAGATAGTCGATGCAGCTTCCCCCGGAATCGGTATCATAGAAATGGTATCTGAGCCCCGGAACCGGTGACGGCATCCGCCCCGGCAGGGAATCGGCATCCGATGTCGCCGTTGCCAGCCATGCGCTCGTTCCCATATAAATGTGCGCATCACCCGGCCGGATGCATCCAGTCCCCAGCATCGCCGTCGCATGGTCCGAACAGCCCCCGAACAACGGAATCCCCGGGACAAGTCCCAGTGCCTCTGCCGCATTTGGGGTCAGCAGTCCGATCAGTTCCGTTGAACCTGCGATCCTCTCCGGCACCAGCCTGCGCGGAAATCCAATCAGCTCAAACATGTCCTCATCCCAGCATCGATTTGCGATATCCACCAGGCAGGTGGCACGGGAACCGGTGAATTCATACGCCCATTCACCCGTCATCCTGTGAAAAAGAAACGCTGAGACATCCAGCATCGCATGCGCGCGCGTAACCATTTCCGGCCTGTTTTCCAGAAACCACAGAAGCTTTGAGA
This window encodes:
- a CDS encoding SDR family NAD(P)-dependent oxidoreductase is translated as MKNQIELAGQAAVVTGGGSGIGRAICIQLAGHGASVLVADMAVDKAQETAEIIRKNGGTASAMQVNVTDTKDAQAMIDKAVELYGKVDLLYNNAGICTVSEIEKMPEAWWDAIFAVNCKGVFLCSQAVIPQMKKQGFGRIINTASQAGKGAIPKQVHYCATKAAVIGFTRALAMELKDTGIRVNCFCPGSVMSEMTLREAQAVYELDGVEPEESLKEWQAAIPLGRWVTPEDVADIAVFLASDYAEYMTGQAINISGGQTMH
- a CDS encoding aminotransferase class III-fold pyridoxal phosphate-dependent enzyme is translated as MKMEYLDAFNYDAVHERAKYVLEHTKRLKPEAEKECLEWFDTHCATSKRTIEEAKSAIPGGVQHNLANNYPFALNCVKGEGAYLYDIDGNKYIDFIGAGGPSILGNNDPDVHDAVIETLNTTGYLTGLYHEYEYKLAQKVKEFFPSVDKFRMMGSGSEACMAAIRAARAFSGKKNIVKLKGCYHGISDQLIYDIRYCDSKTSFAAGIPDECFGNISAVMVNDLNALEDCFKENEKNGGTACFIMEAMGQDSGVLPTTREYHKGVRELCDKYDVILIYDEVVTAFRLALGGAQEYFDTRADITVFGKVIAGGFASAGGFGGREDIMSVLTAGVAHIAGNKIVVGGTLTANPISCCAGYVTLCKLQKEDIPNRLNQAGLEFTRRLTDLANKYDIPAIISSTGSVLQIDLTGMKHVATFPEYSKEEQAAKRQFASARMTDFAMALAANGILTAGGNKTFLNYCSLDILDDAFEIYEKVFSMYA
- a CDS encoding FGGY family carbohydrate kinase; translated protein: MTYHLTYDFGSGSVKAALSSQEFELCGIENTPYPTCFPKFGWAEQKPEEHWNAMCQATKKLLEKTKVDPSDIAGIAIAQTATTIIFTDVDGSPLTDCVMWMDGRAEAQAQKINERLKEKRFSGKNVISKLLWFLENRPEMVTRAHAMLDVSAFLFHRMTGEWAYEFTGSRATCLVDIANRCWDEDMFELIGFPRRLVPERIAGSTELIGLLTPNAAEALGLVPGIPLFGGCSDHATAMLGTGCIRPGDAHIYMGTSAWLATATSDADSLPGRMPSPVPGLRYHFYDTDSGGSCIDYLLNTFYTGEVKQGADVYTLMNQDIQEAIEEEEERVLFLPFLAGASAPISNTTVRASLLNLTRSTKRRHIALAVMQGVCFNLRWMRDIHRERNGWNPNFLRGIGGGMASEVFDQMLADVLDTPFTPLENPRFAGNLGLQSCIEVGLGKAKDFTVLDDVVTCGKTYMPRPGYQKRYDRMYECYRESYQSLEDMYRKLNETNG